A single Carnobacterium inhibens subsp. inhibens DSM 13024 DNA region contains:
- the fba gene encoding class II fructose-1,6-bisphosphate aldolase, with amino-acid sequence MSRLVSMTDMLNKALEGKYAVGQFNINNLEWTQSVLEAAEAEKSPVILGVSEGAGKYMGGVKVVSAMVEALMETMNITVPVALHLDHGSSFESCKAAIDAGFSSVMIDNSAYVIDENIEATKKVVEYAHSKGASVEAEVGTVGGTEDGVTGGVQYADAQECLRMVTEAKIDALAAALGSVHGDYEGEPVLGFDEMKIISDLTKTPLVLHGGSGIPEFQIKKAIENGHSKINVNTELQQVWTKAVREKLNSDDKVYDPRKVIAPGKAAIIATVTQTMQRFGSSNKA; translated from the coding sequence ATGAGTCGTTTAGTTAGTATGACAGATATGTTAAACAAAGCATTAGAAGGTAAATACGCTGTAGGTCAATTCAACATCAACAACCTTGAATGGACACAATCTGTATTAGAAGCTGCTGAAGCAGAAAAATCACCAGTTATTTTAGGTGTTTCTGAAGGAGCAGGAAAATACATGGGTGGCGTTAAAGTTGTATCAGCAATGGTTGAAGCTTTAATGGAAACAATGAACATTACTGTACCAGTTGCATTACACTTAGACCATGGTTCTTCTTTTGAAAGCTGTAAAGCTGCAATTGATGCTGGTTTTTCTTCTGTAATGATCGACAACTCTGCATACGTAATTGATGAAAATATTGAAGCAACTAAAAAAGTTGTTGAATATGCTCATTCAAAAGGCGCATCAGTAGAAGCTGAAGTTGGAACTGTTGGTGGGACTGAAGATGGCGTTACTGGTGGAGTTCAATATGCAGATGCTCAAGAATGTCTACGTATGGTAACTGAAGCTAAAATTGATGCTTTAGCAGCTGCTTTAGGATCAGTACATGGTGATTATGAAGGCGAACCTGTTCTAGGTTTCGACGAAATGAAAATCATCTCTGACTTAACTAAAACTCCTTTAGTATTACATGGTGGATCTGGAATCCCAGAATTCCAAATTAAAAAAGCTATCGAAAATGGACATTCAAAAATCAATGTAAACACTGAATTGCAACAAGTTTGGACAAAAGCTGTACGTGAAAAATTAAACTCTGATGATAAAGTTTATGACCCACGTAAAGTTATTGCACCAGGTAAAGCTGCAATCATTGCTACAGTTACACAAACTATGCAAAGATTTGGATCTTCTAACAAAGCTTAA
- a CDS encoding UDP-N-acetylmuramoyl-tripeptide--D-alanyl-D-alanine ligase, which yields MISLTIKEIAVAVGALNDTSKWSDEKITSVEFDTRKLVKGSLFVPLLGNNDGHEFILKAIENGAVVSLWSKSLAKLPIEVEDVFPVIQVKDTLQALQDLAKFYLAKIHPKVVGITGSNGKTTTKDMTDAVLSSQYRVHKTQGNFNNHIGLPITILEMPEDTEVIILEMGMNHAGEIKVLSELAEPDVAVITMIGESHIEFFGSRAGIADAKMEISLGLKENGVLIYPGEELLLQKRVGNLADKQLKTFGTAETNDLYPLNINAQMNQTSFETNDDPGLTIILPVLGTYNVNNALAALSVGKVLGVPVEQSAPKLAQFQLTKNRTEWLDGVNGSSILNDAYNANPTAMKAVLDNFSTFETNGKRLAVLGEMLELGEQSSELHLSVKDSLNPSQIDKVILYGDQMSVLYEALQEKFDKENLFYFTGGKEPLIQFVKEQLEPGDYILLKSSLGTDLLSVVRALQA from the coding sequence ATGATTTCTTTAACAATAAAAGAAATTGCAGTAGCAGTGGGAGCGTTAAATGATACAAGTAAATGGTCAGATGAAAAAATAACATCAGTTGAATTCGATACGCGTAAATTAGTAAAAGGTTCATTATTTGTACCATTATTAGGGAACAACGATGGGCATGAATTTATTTTAAAAGCAATTGAAAATGGAGCTGTAGTTTCTTTGTGGAGTAAATCTTTAGCGAAATTACCTATTGAAGTAGAAGATGTTTTTCCTGTTATCCAAGTAAAAGATACGTTGCAAGCTTTGCAAGATTTAGCTAAATTCTATTTAGCTAAAATTCATCCCAAGGTAGTAGGAATTACCGGAAGCAATGGGAAAACGACTACAAAAGATATGACAGATGCTGTTTTATCTAGTCAATACCGTGTTCATAAGACCCAAGGAAATTTTAATAATCATATCGGTCTTCCAATAACGATTTTAGAAATGCCAGAAGACACTGAGGTTATCATTTTAGAAATGGGTATGAACCATGCTGGAGAAATCAAAGTGCTGTCCGAATTGGCTGAACCGGATGTTGCGGTTATAACAATGATCGGTGAGTCGCACATTGAGTTTTTTGGATCCAGAGCAGGGATTGCTGATGCTAAAATGGAAATTAGTTTAGGCTTAAAGGAAAATGGTGTGCTGATCTACCCAGGGGAAGAACTTTTATTGCAAAAAAGAGTCGGAAATTTAGCAGATAAACAATTGAAAACCTTTGGAACCGCTGAAACAAATGACTTGTATCCATTAAACATAAACGCTCAAATGAATCAAACAAGTTTTGAGACAAATGACGACCCAGGTTTAACAATCATTTTGCCTGTTTTAGGAACGTATAATGTTAACAATGCTTTAGCTGCATTATCGGTAGGGAAGGTTTTGGGTGTACCAGTTGAACAATCGGCGCCTAAACTTGCTCAATTTCAATTGACTAAAAATAGAACGGAATGGTTGGATGGGGTAAATGGAAGCAGTATCTTAAATGATGCTTATAACGCTAACCCTACTGCTATGAAAGCTGTGTTGGATAATTTTAGTACATTTGAAACTAATGGTAAGAGATTAGCTGTTTTAGGCGAAATGTTGGAACTTGGAGAACAGTCTTCAGAGTTACATCTAAGTGTGAAAGATTCTCTTAACCCGAGTCAAATCGATAAAGTTATTCTTTATGGGGACCAAATGAGTGTGTTGTATGAAGCTTTGCAAGAAAAATTTGATAAAGAAAATCTTTTTTATTTTACAGGGGGAAAAGAACCCTTGATTCAGTTTGTTAAAGAACAACTTGAGCCGGGAGATTATATTTTATTAAAATCAAGTTTGGGAACAGATTTGCTTTCTGTTGTAAGGGCGCTGCAAGCATAG
- a CDS encoding D-alanine--D-alanine ligase, which produces MKIFLVYGGKSAEHDISILTAFSIIKEVYYDYYEVEPIYITKSGQWIKGAIIQQASDVENSESLKLTVSDKAHFITGVNQSSEGILIQPSDIKEESAVVFPVLHGPNGEDGTVQGLFEVIGMPYVGAGVLASACGMDKIISKQLFQQAGLPQVPYVPVRKVQWLNDQESVFKQCEGTLFYPMYIKPANLGSSVGISKAENREDLISAIELALRYDRRIVVEQGIEAREIEVAVLGNDDIHVSVPGELVKTVDFYDYDSKYINNDVVMQIPALVSEEVNVRLREYAVRAFQALDGSGLSRCDFFLTSNEELFINEVNTMPGFTQFSMYPTLWKNTGLNYGDLVEELIQLALRRHQERLSFQDND; this is translated from the coding sequence ATGAAAATCTTTCTAGTATATGGTGGAAAGAGTGCAGAACACGATATTTCAATTCTGACTGCTTTTTCTATTATTAAAGAAGTGTATTATGATTATTATGAAGTAGAGCCTATATATATTACAAAGAGTGGGCAGTGGATAAAAGGTGCTATCATTCAACAAGCTAGCGATGTTGAGAATTCAGAGTCTTTAAAATTAACAGTTTCAGATAAAGCTCATTTTATAACTGGTGTAAATCAATCTTCTGAAGGTATATTGATTCAACCTTCAGATATAAAAGAAGAAAGCGCAGTAGTTTTTCCTGTTTTACATGGACCTAATGGAGAAGATGGAACAGTTCAAGGGCTATTTGAAGTCATTGGAATGCCTTATGTAGGGGCTGGTGTCTTAGCTAGTGCATGTGGCATGGATAAGATCATTAGTAAACAGCTTTTTCAACAAGCTGGTTTACCACAAGTTCCATATGTTCCTGTACGAAAAGTGCAATGGCTGAATGATCAAGAAAGTGTTTTTAAACAATGTGAAGGAACATTATTTTATCCAATGTATATAAAACCGGCTAATCTTGGTTCCAGTGTCGGAATTAGTAAAGCTGAGAATAGAGAAGATCTAATTAGTGCTATCGAATTAGCTTTACGCTATGACCGAAGAATTGTTGTTGAGCAAGGAATCGAGGCTAGAGAAATTGAAGTAGCTGTTCTGGGAAATGATGATATCCACGTTTCAGTTCCAGGTGAATTAGTGAAAACAGTTGATTTCTATGATTATGATTCAAAATACATCAACAATGACGTGGTCATGCAAATACCGGCTTTGGTTTCTGAAGAAGTTAATGTACGGTTACGTGAATATGCAGTGCGAGCTTTTCAAGCCCTTGATGGAAGTGGATTGAGTCGTTGTGATTTCTTTTTAACCAGCAATGAAGAGTTATTCATTAATGAGGTAAATACGATGCCTGGTTTCACCCAATTTAGTATGTATCCTACTCTATGGAAAAATACTGGGTTGAACTACGGCGATTTAGTTGAAGAATTGATTCAACTAGCTTTAAGAAGACATCAAGAGCGTCTGTCTTTTCAAGATAATGACTAA
- a CDS encoding Bax inhibitor-1/YccA family protein, protein MNTPRKEVSNQAVSTTSMSKFFASIYSYMALGLTITGITAFYAAQSPFILNLVFGTRFGMIAFFIAEIALVMKLASNGAKLRSAGASIIGFIAFAIINGITLSSIFLLYDLGSIGAAFISTAASFAGMSLVGFTTKKDLTSLGGQLRGALIGLIIAMLVNGFFLQSGPADMVLSFITVVIFIGFTAYDTQKLKELYVHYSGEQNLGALAISGALSLYLDFINIFISLLRIFGGGRD, encoded by the coding sequence ATGAATACACCAAGAAAAGAAGTTTCTAATCAAGCAGTAAGCACAACAAGCATGTCTAAATTTTTCGCTTCGATTTATAGTTATATGGCATTAGGTTTAACGATAACAGGTATAACAGCTTTTTATGCAGCACAAAGTCCTTTTATTCTGAATTTAGTTTTTGGCACACGTTTCGGAATGATTGCTTTTTTTATAGCTGAAATTGCATTGGTTATGAAATTAGCATCTAATGGAGCTAAATTAAGATCTGCAGGTGCATCAATCATTGGATTTATTGCTTTTGCGATTATCAACGGGATTACGCTCTCTTCTATTTTCTTGTTGTATGATTTAGGAAGTATCGGAGCAGCATTTATTTCCACAGCAGCCTCATTTGCAGGTATGAGTCTAGTGGGATTTACAACTAAAAAGGATCTGACATCTTTAGGAGGACAATTAAGAGGTGCATTGATCGGATTGATTATTGCCATGTTAGTAAACGGGTTCTTCTTACAAAGTGGTCCTGCTGATATGGTTCTATCTTTTATCACAGTTGTAATTTTTATTGGCTTTACAGCTTATGATACTCAAAAATTAAAAGAACTGTATGTTCATTACTCTGGAGAACAAAACTTAGGAGCGTTGGCAATTAGCGGAGCTTTAAGTTTGTACCTAGATTTTATCAATATCTTTATCAGTTTATTACGCATCTTTGGTGGCGGAAGAGACTAA
- a CDS encoding DUF1934 domain-containing protein — MDLSKGRTAQIHLETTISQGNETERHVFDEAGKVVQMNSSYYIRFQETYESVVVPVTVKIDPSGVVTLTRKGDTTTRMRFDKGERFETIYRTPQGAVSIETMTSNMQISYTDNPFSGRIEIDYNLFLGKEKLGDYKLQLLFTV, encoded by the coding sequence TTGGATTTATCAAAAGGAAGAACAGCTCAAATACATTTAGAGACGACGATCTCTCAAGGTAACGAAACTGAAAGGCATGTATTTGATGAAGCAGGTAAAGTCGTTCAAATGAATTCATCTTATTATATTCGGTTTCAAGAAACGTATGAATCGGTAGTCGTTCCTGTAACAGTCAAGATTGATCCTTCTGGAGTGGTTACACTTACACGTAAAGGTGATACAACTACGCGGATGAGATTTGATAAAGGGGAAAGGTTTGAAACCATTTATCGAACGCCACAAGGTGCAGTAAGTATTGAAACAATGACAAGTAATATGCAAATCAGTTACACGGATAACCCATTCTCTGGACGCATTGAGATTGATTATAATTTATTTTTAGGAAAAGAAAAATTAGGAGATTACAAATTACAATTGCTTTTTACTGTTTAA
- the rho gene encoding transcription termination factor Rho has product MSELLTLAQLELKTLKEIYNYAKELKIPYYSQMNKKELALAVIRAQEEKQGFFIVEGVLDIMAQQDFGFLRPINYTPSKEDIYISSSQIKRFGLRNGDKVSGKARPPKPSERYYGLMHVNLVNGKDPEDAKERPHFPALTPLYPEKQITLETTQTKISNRMIDILAPVGFGQRGLIVAPPKAGKTILLKEIANGIAENYPDAELIILLIDERPEEVTDIERSVKGEVVSSTFDQQPQNHVRVTELVLERAMRLVEDKRDVIILMDSITRLARAYNLVLPPSGRTLSGGLDPAALYRPKRFFGAARNIEEGGSLTILATALVDTGSRMDDMIYEEFKGTGNSELHLSRELAERRIFPAIDIKKSSTRKEELLLENSRLEMIWKLRHAMIGDALDLTDQFIKGLRKSENNQDFFEHFTDKTITQTRNSRSSHR; this is encoded by the coding sequence ATGAGTGAGTTACTAACATTAGCCCAATTAGAATTGAAAACATTAAAAGAGATTTACAACTACGCAAAAGAACTCAAAATACCTTACTATAGCCAGATGAATAAAAAAGAATTAGCATTGGCTGTTATAAGGGCGCAAGAAGAAAAACAAGGATTTTTTATTGTAGAAGGTGTGCTAGATATTATGGCACAACAAGATTTTGGTTTTTTGCGCCCAATCAACTACACACCTAGTAAAGAAGATATTTATATTTCTTCTTCTCAAATCAAACGTTTTGGTTTGAGAAATGGAGATAAAGTGTCGGGTAAAGCTAGACCGCCAAAACCATCTGAACGTTATTATGGTCTAATGCACGTGAACCTTGTGAATGGGAAAGATCCGGAAGATGCAAAAGAACGTCCTCACTTCCCAGCGTTAACACCTCTTTATCCTGAAAAACAAATTACTCTGGAAACAACACAAACTAAGATTTCAAACCGCATGATAGATATTTTAGCTCCCGTAGGTTTTGGTCAAAGGGGTTTGATTGTAGCACCTCCTAAAGCAGGGAAAACTATTTTATTAAAAGAAATCGCAAATGGAATCGCTGAAAATTATCCTGATGCAGAGTTGATTATTTTATTGATTGATGAACGTCCAGAAGAAGTGACGGATATTGAAAGAAGTGTAAAAGGAGAAGTTGTCTCTTCAACTTTTGACCAGCAACCACAAAACCATGTACGTGTAACAGAATTGGTTTTAGAAAGAGCCATGCGATTAGTGGAAGATAAACGAGACGTTATTATTTTAATGGATAGCATCACACGTTTAGCTCGTGCTTACAACTTGGTTCTTCCTCCAAGTGGAAGAACCTTAAGTGGTGGTTTGGATCCGGCAGCATTGTATCGTCCTAAGCGATTTTTTGGAGCTGCGAGAAATATTGAAGAAGGTGGAAGCTTAACGATTCTGGCGACAGCCTTAGTAGACACTGGAAGCCGAATGGACGATATGATCTATGAAGAATTTAAAGGTACAGGGAATTCAGAATTACACTTATCAAGAGAACTTGCTGAACGTCGTATTTTCCCAGCAATCGATATTAAAAAATCAAGTACACGAAAAGAAGAACTTTTATTGGAAAATAGTAGATTAGAAATGATTTGGAAATTGCGGCATGCAATGATCGGAGATGCTTTAGATCTAACAGATCAATTTATAAAAGGGCTGCGTAAATCAGAAAACAATCAAGATTTTTTTGAGCATTTCACGGATAAAACCATTACTCAAACAAGAAATTCAAGAAGTTCTCATCGCTAA
- a CDS encoding lipoate--protein ligase family protein has product MTTTDKKDFLTNHYYKLYEAATMPFSNQTISHFALTDSLLRYVGKYQKNILHFWPTSNLVILGMMDTKLPYFKDALEVIKSYGQPYIVRNSGGLAVVGDEGVLNFSLILPESLEQKMSIDTGYEYMFQLINDSIKQYGKVSKAYEIKDSYCPGDFDLSIDGKKFAGISQRRLKNGVAIMIYISVTGNQFKRAEMIRDFYEAGLKGETVKWHFPSVNPEAMSTLEELLGISLSVDKMKELILSTLNQNNCTIVPGEYSSEILSDYNEGFEKMIRRNQQMLGDSIDKELSE; this is encoded by the coding sequence ATGACGACTACTGATAAAAAGGACTTTTTAACCAATCATTATTATAAACTTTACGAGGCTGCAACCATGCCTTTTTCTAACCAAACCATCTCCCATTTTGCATTAACAGATAGTTTATTGCGATATGTTGGAAAATATCAAAAAAATATTTTACATTTTTGGCCGACCTCAAATTTGGTTATATTAGGTATGATGGATACAAAATTACCTTATTTTAAAGATGCATTAGAGGTCATTAAAAGTTACGGACAACCCTACATTGTACGCAATTCGGGAGGATTAGCTGTAGTTGGAGATGAAGGAGTGTTAAACTTTTCACTTATATTACCCGAAAGTCTAGAACAAAAAATGTCTATAGACACTGGGTATGAGTATATGTTCCAGTTGATTAACGACTCCATTAAACAATACGGAAAGGTAAGCAAAGCCTATGAGATCAAAGATTCTTATTGCCCCGGAGATTTTGATTTAAGTATTGACGGGAAAAAATTTGCCGGCATCTCACAAAGACGCTTAAAAAATGGTGTAGCTATTATGATTTACATTAGTGTAACAGGCAACCAGTTTAAACGCGCTGAAATGATCCGTGATTTTTATGAAGCAGGATTAAAAGGAGAAACCGTTAAGTGGCACTTTCCATCTGTGAATCCTGAAGCAATGTCTACACTAGAAGAATTGCTAGGTATTTCTTTAAGTGTAGACAAAATGAAAGAATTGATTTTATCTACACTTAATCAAAACAATTGCACGATTGTGCCTGGTGAATACTCCTCAGAAATCTTAAGTGACTATAATGAAGGGTTTGAAAAAATGATTCGTCGCAATCAACAAATGCTTGGAGATTCTATCGATAAGGAGTTAAGCGAATGA
- the rpoE gene encoding DNA-directed RNA polymerase subunit delta — translation MKLTEFDGQNKNELSMIEVAHAILDQKGEILDFSTLLKEVQDFLNLNSKELTNKTSQFYTDLNIDGSFISLGENRWGLRSWYPIDFIDEEVTQGNEDEAPRRKKRKKASAFVTGEDDIDYNDDDPEDNDEPEEDEEDDTTYGGRVDVDVHGVMVDDEDKEDLGEYKADLSELGTDDEEDELPDGVEGDLTIIEDEDEDDSDEEY, via the coding sequence GTGAAATTAACAGAATTTGACGGGCAAAACAAAAATGAATTATCAATGATTGAAGTAGCTCATGCCATCTTAGATCAAAAAGGAGAGATCCTTGATTTCTCAACTTTATTAAAAGAAGTACAAGATTTTCTAAACTTAAACTCAAAAGAACTCACAAATAAAACTTCTCAATTTTATACAGATTTAAATATTGATGGTAGTTTTATTTCCTTAGGAGAAAACCGTTGGGGTCTACGTTCGTGGTATCCAATCGATTTTATTGACGAAGAAGTTACTCAAGGAAATGAAGATGAAGCTCCACGCCGTAAAAAACGCAAAAAAGCGAGTGCTTTTGTCACTGGCGAAGACGACATTGATTACAATGATGACGATCCTGAAGACAATGACGAACCTGAAGAAGACGAAGAAGACGATACTACTTACGGTGGACGTGTGGATGTTGACGTGCATGGTGTAATGGTTGACGATGAAGACAAAGAAGACTTAGGTGAATACAAAGCTGATTTGTCTGAATTAGGTACAGATGACGAAGAAGATGAATTGCCTGATGGTGTCGAAGGTGATCTTACAATCATTGAAGATGAGGACGAGGACGATTCTGACGAAGAATATTAA
- a CDS encoding type B 50S ribosomal protein L31 yields MKQAIHPDYRQVVFMDTTTGYKFLSGSTKNSSETVEWEDGSTYPMIRVEISSDSHPFYTGRQKFTQADGRVDRFNKKYGIADANKKEEA; encoded by the coding sequence ATGAAACAAGCAATTCATCCAGATTACAGACAAGTTGTGTTTATGGATACTACAACAGGCTATAAATTCTTATCAGGTTCAACTAAAAATTCAAGTGAAACAGTTGAATGGGAAGACGGTTCTACTTACCCAATGATCCGTGTCGAAATTTCATCTGACTCACACCCATTCTACACAGGACGTCAAAAATTTACACAAGCAGACGGACGTGTGGACCGTTTCAACAAAAAATATGGTATCGCAGACGCAAACAAAAAAGAAGAAGCTTAA
- a CDS encoding UDP-N-acetylglucosamine 1-carboxyvinyltransferase encodes MKKLVINGGRKLSGEVTINGAKNSTVALIPAAILADSPVVLEGVPDIQDVHSLIDILNVMNVDTTFEGTTLTIDPTHIVSIPMPNGKIKSLRASYYFMGALLTKFGKGVVGLPGGCFLGPRPIDQHLKGFRALGATVDNEMGAMYLRTDQNGLVGTRMYLDVVSIGATINIMLAAVKAKGKTIIENAAREPEIIDVATLLNNMGAKIRGAGTDVIRIDGVDELHGCRHTIIPDRIEAGTYLSMAAAAGSEVLVKNVIVEHLEGLVAKMEEMGVPMEIGEDSILVKEATHLKPINVKTLPYPGFATDLQQPLTPLLLKATGTSLITDTIYPKRVKHIPELVRMGANARVESDMILLEGPSQLQGVEVEASDLRAGACLVTAGLMAKGTTTITGVENILRGYDQIIEKLTALGADVRMIEDENK; translated from the coding sequence ATGAAGAAATTAGTCATTAATGGTGGGAGAAAATTATCTGGCGAAGTAACCATCAATGGAGCAAAAAATAGTACAGTTGCTTTGATTCCGGCAGCAATTTTGGCAGATTCGCCTGTTGTTTTAGAAGGTGTACCAGATATTCAAGATGTCCACTCATTGATTGATATTCTGAATGTCATGAATGTGGATACCACATTTGAGGGAACAACACTTACCATAGATCCAACTCACATAGTCTCAATTCCTATGCCAAATGGAAAAATCAAAAGTTTACGAGCGTCTTATTATTTTATGGGTGCTTTATTAACCAAGTTTGGCAAAGGTGTTGTAGGTTTGCCTGGAGGATGCTTTTTAGGACCTCGACCAATAGATCAACATTTAAAAGGATTCCGTGCTTTAGGAGCAACCGTGGATAATGAAATGGGAGCTATGTATTTACGAACAGATCAAAATGGATTAGTCGGTACCCGAATGTATCTAGATGTTGTTTCGATCGGAGCTACTATTAATATTATGTTAGCTGCAGTGAAAGCTAAAGGCAAAACGATTATTGAAAATGCTGCTCGTGAACCAGAAATTATTGATGTGGCTACCTTATTAAATAATATGGGTGCAAAAATAAGAGGAGCAGGTACCGATGTGATCCGTATTGATGGTGTTGACGAATTGCATGGTTGCCGCCATACGATCATCCCAGATCGTATTGAAGCTGGGACTTATCTGTCTATGGCAGCAGCTGCCGGATCAGAAGTTTTAGTGAAAAACGTTATTGTCGAACACTTAGAAGGCCTAGTGGCTAAAATGGAAGAAATGGGTGTACCAATGGAAATTGGGGAAGACAGTATCTTGGTCAAAGAAGCTACTCATTTAAAACCGATAAATGTAAAAACACTTCCGTATCCCGGCTTTGCAACGGATTTACAACAACCTTTAACACCTCTTTTACTAAAAGCAACTGGTACCTCTTTAATTACAGATACTATATACCCTAAAAGAGTTAAACACATACCTGAGCTGGTCCGAATGGGAGCGAATGCTCGTGTTGAAAGTGATATGATCCTGCTTGAAGGACCAAGCCAATTGCAAGGTGTAGAAGTAGAAGCTAGCGATTTAAGAGCGGGAGCTTGCCTTGTAACTGCAGGTTTAATGGCAAAGGGAACAACAACGATTACTGGTGTTGAAAATATTTTACGCGGTTACGATCAAATCATAGAGAAATTAACGGCTTTAGGTGCAGATGTTCGTATGATTGAAGATGAAAATAAATAG
- a CDS encoding CTP synthase, whose protein sequence is MTKYIFVTGGVVSSIGKGIAAASLGRLLKNRGLKVTIQKFDPYINVDPGTMSPYQHGEVFVTDDGAETDLDLGHYERFIDINLNQFSNVTTGKIYSEVIRKERKGEYLGATVQVIPHITNEIKEKIMRAGQTTDSDIVITEVGGTVGDIESLPFLEALRQMKSDVGADNVMYIHTTLIPYLGAAGEMKTKPTQHSVKELRGLGIQPNLLVIRTEKPVPQSLKDKLASFCDVEPEAIIESRDVDTLYSIPLNLQKQNMDQIVCDHLKIDAPPADMSEWITLEQKVMHLSKKTKIALVGKYVELPDAYLSVIESLNHAGYAVDSEIEVDWVNAEEVTPENVESRLKDADGILVPGGFGDRGLEGKILAIQYARENKVPFLGICLGMQLVCVEFARNVAGLEGAHSAETDPNTPHNIIDLMLDQKDVVNMGGTLRLGLYPCKLKPGSVTAQAYDNAEVVQERHRHRYEFNNKYRDLLEEKGLVFSGVSPDNRLVEIVELSDHPFYVACQFHPEFISRPNRPQKLFAGFVKAALDN, encoded by the coding sequence ATGACAAAATATATTTTTGTAACAGGTGGAGTAGTATCTTCCATTGGTAAAGGGATTGCAGCAGCTTCTTTAGGACGACTGTTGAAGAATAGAGGCTTGAAAGTGACGATTCAAAAATTTGATCCTTACATCAACGTTGATCCAGGAACTATGAGCCCTTACCAACATGGAGAAGTTTTCGTAACAGATGATGGAGCTGAAACCGACTTAGACTTGGGTCACTATGAACGCTTTATTGATATCAATTTAAATCAATTTTCAAATGTAACAACAGGAAAAATTTATTCCGAAGTGATACGTAAAGAACGCAAGGGAGAATATTTGGGAGCAACTGTACAAGTTATTCCGCATATCACCAATGAAATTAAAGAGAAAATTATGCGTGCAGGTCAAACAACGGATTCTGATATCGTTATAACTGAAGTGGGCGGTACAGTTGGAGATATCGAATCACTTCCCTTTTTAGAAGCCTTGCGTCAAATGAAAAGTGATGTTGGAGCAGATAATGTGATGTATATCCATACAACGTTGATTCCGTATCTTGGTGCGGCTGGAGAAATGAAAACAAAACCTACACAACATAGTGTGAAAGAGTTACGTGGGTTAGGTATTCAGCCGAATTTATTAGTTATTCGTACAGAAAAACCTGTACCACAAAGTTTGAAAGACAAATTAGCGTCATTTTGCGATGTAGAGCCTGAAGCAATTATTGAATCTCGTGATGTGGACACTCTTTACTCTATTCCTTTAAATCTCCAAAAACAAAATATGGATCAAATCGTCTGTGACCATCTTAAAATTGATGCGCCGCCTGCTGATATGTCTGAGTGGATCACATTAGAACAAAAAGTAATGCATTTATCTAAGAAAACAAAAATTGCATTAGTGGGTAAATATGTGGAGTTACCTGACGCCTATTTATCGGTTATTGAATCATTAAATCATGCAGGATATGCTGTTGATTCTGAAATCGAAGTGGACTGGGTGAATGCTGAAGAGGTAACGCCGGAAAACGTTGAAAGCAGATTGAAAGATGCAGATGGAATTTTAGTTCCAGGTGGATTTGGGGATCGTGGCTTAGAGGGTAAAATCCTAGCTATTCAATATGCACGTGAAAACAAAGTTCCATTCTTAGGGATCTGTTTAGGTATGCAATTAGTTTGTGTAGAGTTTGCGCGTAATGTTGCAGGTTTAGAAGGGGCTCACTCAGCAGAAACAGACCCTAATACACCGCATAATATTATTGACTTGATGTTGGATCAAAAAGATGTAGTGAACATGGGCGGAACGTTGCGTCTTGGATTATATCCATGTAAATTAAAACCAGGTTCTGTAACAGCTCAAGCATACGATAATGCTGAAGTAGTACAAGAACGTCACCGTCACCGTTATGAATTTAACAACAAATACCGTGATCTACTAGAAGAAAAAGGGTTGGTATTTTCAGGTGTTTCACCAGACAACCGTTTAGTTGAAATCGTTGAATTATCTGATCATCCATTTTATGTTGCTTGCCAATTTCATCCAGAATTCATCTCACGTCCAAATCGTCCACAAAAATTATTTGCAGGTTTTGTTAAAGCAGCATTGGATAATTAA